The genomic segment GTAAGGCTGATTTCCGTAACGTTGTTTTAATTATGACGACGAATGCCGGTGCATTTGAAATGGAGACAGGTTCGATTGGTTTCGGTAGCAAATCAAGCAGCACGGACGATGCAAAGGGCGCCATTGAAAGAACGTTCACGCCAGAGTTTCGCAACCGGTTGGATGCATGGGTTCCGTTTACGCATCTTGAAAAATCTACGATTGGTATGATCGTGGACAAGATGGTGGCCGAGCTTGAAGACCAACTTTCCGAGAAACGTGTTGTGCTCGATCTTAACGATGAGGCGCGAAACTGGCTCGGAGACCGTGGTTACGACCGCAAATTTGGGGCACGACCGATGAACCGGCTGATTGATCGCGAGATTCGACGCAAACTGGCAGATGAAATCCTCTTTGGTTCGCTTCAAAGCGGGGGAACCGTGGAAATTCAGGCCAATGGCGATGAATTGGAGCTTGTTTTTCATCCCCGAGAGAAAAATACGACCTCTGCAAAGAAAGAAGCAGCTCCTGTCGATCACTAAGGATGACGGGCCTTCTTGACTTTGCACACCTCAAAAGTATAAGACGTCCCTCGCTGGAGCCCAGGTAGCTCAGTCGGTAGAGCAGGGGACTGAAAATCCCCGTGTCGGCAGTTCAAATCTGTCCCTGGGCACCACAAATTCCCCTTCTCGATTTTATCCCCTTTGCTCTTGGCCAGTCGGCCCGTTGGATTCATTTATATTCTGTGTTGAGAATCGCTTGAGATATGAGTGGATCTTGAATCATCAAGAAACTTCATTTCAAGTGGTTTGCAAAACCGAGACCGGATGATAAACCCAGCCAACTTTGCAGTAAGCTTAAATCCTTAAGTTTCGAATTGCGACGCACTGCGTTGTTGCTGCGGGAAAAGTAATTGAAAATCCAGGGCTTCTTGCCCCTGATTACGCACCATGTTACGAATTTAGTCATGTCTGGAACCAAAATTGTAAAACGCTATGCGAATCGTAAACTCTATGACACGGAGCGTAGTTGCTACGTGACGCTCGATGACATTTCAACCATGATAAAAAGTGGTGAAGAAGTTCAAGTCATCGATAACAAGAGTGGCGATGACCTCACCAGTGTCACACTTGCTCAAATCATTTTTGAGACAGAGAAAAAAGCACACTTTATGCCGCTTAATCTTTTGCGTGGTTTAATCCAGCAAAGTGGCGAAAATATCGGCGGCTTTGCTCGTGAGCAAGTTGAGACGGTTCAATCGAGAGCTCAAGATATTCGCGACACCGCGAGTGACACCGTTACGAGAATCACTTCTCAATTTGGTGAAACCGTTGGTCGTGTTATCAAAACCGATGGTGAAGGCGAAGTGGCCGTAGAGGGAGCTCCAGAAGGAGAAGCCCCCACGGAAAAGCAAAGCCCTGCTTCTGTGAAAGAAATGCTGTCTTCAAGCCAGAAGAACCTTGAAGAGATTCAGCGTGGCATCGAAGATCGCGTTCAGGAAGGCCTGGGAGTTGTTTCTGAAGGTTTTAGCCGAGAAGTTGAAGATATCCTTGAGCGCCTTGGTAGTCTAAAAGACCGTTTCCGCAAGTAAACCCTCCTTCATTATAGTTAATCAAATATGCGCTTACTTTTAAGACTTTGTTTTATTTTGGGTCTTGGATGTACGGGCGCATTGCTCTGGGTTCAGGGCTTTGTTGAGCAACCGGCTCTTTCCGAATTTACGCCCGAACCTTTCCATCTCAAATCAGGACAGACGCTTAAGCCAGTTTTAGAAGAGCTTGCTTTACGAGGTGTCATTAAGCGCCCTGAACTTGTTTATGCCTGGGCGCGTTATAAAGATTTGGGTGGGTTGCGATCTGGGACTTATCAGTTTGCCCGAGGCGACTCCCCGGCGGACATTGTTCGGATGATGAATCAGGGCCGCGTGGTCACGGAACGTTTCACGATTCCCGAAGGCTTAAACCGTTGGCAAATCCGAGATTTGTTAGATGAAGCGAAGTGGATATCGAAAAGCGACTT from the Deltaproteobacteria bacterium genome contains:
- a CDS encoding transcriptional regulator, whose amino-acid sequence is MSGTKIVKRYANRKLYDTERSCYVTLDDISTMIKSGEEVQVIDNKSGDDLTSVTLAQIIFETEKKAHFMPLNLLRGLIQQSGENIGGFAREQVETVQSRAQDIRDTASDTVTRITSQFGETVGRVIKTDGEGEVAVEGAPEGEAPTEKQSPASVKEMLSSSQKNLEEIQRGIEDRVQEGLGVVSEGFSREVEDILERLGSLKDRFRK